The segment GGCTTCACAACAAGCAGCTTCGGTGGAGGAGGTCTCCTCGGCCATGGAAGAGATGGCGGCCAACATACGGCAAAGTGCCGATAACGCCGAGGCCACCGAAAAAATCGCCCTCGAGTCATCCCAAAAGGCACAGCAAAGCGGCCAGGCCGCCGCAGAAGCCGTGGAAGCCATGCGGCAAATCGCCGACAAAATCGGCATCATCGAGGATATCGCCCGGGAAACCAACATGCTCTCCCTGAACGCCGCCATTGAAGCAGCCCGGGCAGGAGAACAAGGCAAGGGCTTTGCCGTTGTCGCCGCGCAGGTGCGAAAACTCGCAGAAAACTCTGCCAGCGCCGCACGAGAAATCGGAACTCTCAGCGCCCGGTCCATGGAAACTGTCCAGAACGCGGGGGAACTTCTGGACGAAACCGTCCCGGGGATCAGGAAAACTGCTGATTTGGTCCAGGAGATCACCGCTTCGGCCAGGGAGATGAGCGCTGGGGCACGACAGGTAAGCGAAGCCATGGTCCAGCTCGATACGATGGTGCAGCACACCTCTTCAGCCTCCGAGGAAGTGGCTGCCACAAGCGAGCAACAATCGGTACAAACAGGCCAGCTTTCTCTGGAAACAGGAAAACTCCGGAATCTTGCCCGGGAGTTGGAGCAACTGGTGGACTTTTTCTCGACCTAGCCTGTGCCCGGAAGGCTTGTATGATCAGAATAACTTCCCTCCACGGGATATCAGGAGCTCTGCAATGATGATTTCGATTCCCCAAGTCTTTTGCCTCTTGCTGCTGCTTGCGGGATATCTTTTCCTGCTGTGGCGGAGAGCGCTCTGTTCAAGACAGAAGCTATACAGGGATACTCTCACCGGCCTGCCCAGCCGCACAGCCTTTGACCGGGATTATCTGCACCGACGGAATAAAGCTGCGCCGGAAGCAGTCATCTTTCTCTCTGTCAATAATCTCCGCAGGGTGAATGAACTCTTCGGATATCGACAAGGCGACGCGATGCTCCAAAAAGCATCACGACACATAGAAGGTCTTCTTCCACCTTTGGCAGAGCTGTACCGCTTTTCCGGAGAGACCTTTGTCATTACCTGTCCCAGGGAGTACCACCCGTCACTTCTGGCCCAGACGATTCTGGAAGGCCTGGGAGAGCTTTCTCCCGAAGGGACCGCACCCTTTACCCTCCTTTGTACGGCGGGGATCGCCCGGAAGGGGCAGGAAGGACTCCATACCGTCGATGATCTTGTTCGCGGGGCAGCTGCGGCGAATGCAGAATCACAGCAGATCAAGGAGCCCTTCCTCTTCTACACAAAAACTCTGAAGACAACAGCTCTCCGGAAAGTCCACATTGCCCGCCTGCTCTGCGAGGCTGTGGAGGAGGAGTCCTTTACCCTGCACTACCAGCCGATCCACGATGGCGATGGAGAAATCGCTGCCCTTGAAGCGTTATTGCGCTGGAGCCCGCCACCCCTGGGTCCGGTGTCGCCTGCCGAGTTTATTCCCCTGGCGGAGTCATCGGGGCTGATCACCCCTTTAGGCGATACGGTGATTCATCGAGTCCTTGAAGAAATATCTTCGCTTCCCCCGGCTGTTCGTCCCCCGGTCCACATCAATATATCACCAGTGCAGATGCAATCCTCTCATCTCCTGGAAACCCTAGACCAGGCCACCCAAAAAAGGGGAATCACCAGGAGCGGGATAGTTTTGGAGATAACAGAAAGCCACTTGATTAAAGAACTTCCGGCGTGCAACCGCCTTCTGAAAGAACTCCGCCGAAGAGGATACAAAATAGCACTCGACGACTTTGGCACCGGCTTTTCCTCGCTTCAGTATTTGCAACATCTTCCCGTGGACACCCTCAAAATCGACAGATCCTTCTTGCAATACCGACAGGCACCAGAACGAACCTCCCGAATTCTGTCTGCCCTGAACGATCTTGGAAACCATTTACATCTTTCGGTAATTGCCGAGGGTCTGGAAACGGAGGAACAGTTTCATCTGCTTCGAAGCATCGGCTTTCGTCAGTTCCAGGGATATTTCTTTTCCCGTCCCAAACCCCTCGTTGATCTGCTCCCCCTGTTTTCGGGGAGCCCTCTCTCTCGAGAAACAACACCGGCAGAACATTAAAACGAGACACAAAAAACAGAACCAACCAAAACCCAGAACCAAGGAGAATCACAGCTCATGAACATCTTGAGACAATCTACTCAACAAAGCAGACGCGGTTTCAGAACGCTCCAAACGTCGATGATTATCGTTTTCGGGGCATCTACTGCTCTTATCCTTCTTATGACAGCGGTCATTCTGCTGCACCATGTCCGGGCTACGCTGACAGACGAGACGGAAGAATCTCTCCTGGAGCTGGCTCAGACAGCAGGAGTACTTATGAACGACCGTTTTCAGGACATGATCACATCCCTGGATTCTGTCTCCCGCCAGGATATTCTCACCGATGGAACACCCTGGGCAGAGATTTCCGAAAACCTGCAGGACCAGGCGGAAGCCCTGGGATACGATACCTTCGGACTGGTTGACCTGGAAGGAATAAACCGGCGAACCCTGGACCAGGCCGTTACGGACGTATCCGATCGCGATTACTACCGGCTGGCCCGCAGGGGCCAACCGAACGTGTCAGAGGTTCTTATCAGTCGGGCCACGGGGGAACCAATTATGATCGTGGCCGTACCGGTGATGCGCCAGGGAGAAATCCAGAGTGTACTCATCGGCGTGCGCGATACAAGAGTTTTTGAAACCCTGGTGAACACCGTGGGGATCGGGGAGCGAGGGTACTCCTACGTTATTAACGATGAAGGAACAATTGTGGGACACAGGGATCACAAGCTGGTCCAGGAACGGTGGAACGCAATGGATGAAGCGCGCTCGAACCCTGACTATAGGGAAATGGCCCGTGTACTGGGCCATGCTGCCCAGAGGGAGTCGGGAACGGGCCGGTACTTTTATCAGGGAGAGGAGCGCCTCATGGGATACGCTCCCATTGGAGAGACAGGATTTTCCGTTCTTGTAGGATCCTACTGGCACGATATCATCGCGCCCCTGCGGTTGTTGCAATTTATCTTTGCCGGTGTGGCAATAGCGGGTCTGCTCCTGGGAACAGCCACTATCGCCGTTGTGAGCAGGACAATTACGAAACCAATCACAGATCTTGTCCCGGTGGTAGAAAAAATTGCACGCCTCGATCTCTCTGTGCGGGACCTCGCGGCTCACGAGATTTCGAGAATGGAATCGGTTCGATTGCGCCGTGATGAGATCGGTGAAATGGCCCGAAGCATAGCAAAAATGGAAGAAAGCCTGCGCGATTCCGTCACCAGAGTTCAGGCCGTGGGTATCGCTGTGACAGGAAAAACCGAAGAGCTTGCCGATATCGAGCGGCTGGTATCTCAGGGAGCTGGCCAGATGACAACTGTGGCAGAAGAACTTTCCCAGGGATCTTCCGAGCAAGCAGCTTCGGTGGAGGAGGTCTCCTCGGCCATGGAAGAGATGGCGGCCAACATACGGCAAAGTGCCGATAACGCCGAGGCCACCGAAAAAATCGCCCTCGAGTCATCCCAAAAGGCACAGCAAAGCGGCCAGGCCGCCGCAGAAGCCGTGGAAGCCATGCGGCAAATCGCCGACAAAATCGGCATCATCGAGGATATCGCCCGGGAAACCAACATGCTCTCCCTGAACGCCGCCATTGAAGCAGCCCGGGCAGGAGAACAAGGCAAGGGCTTTGCCGTTGTCGCCGCGCAGGTGCGAAAACTCGCAGAAAACTCTGCCAGCGCCGCACGAGAAATCGGAACTCTCAGCGCCCGGTCCATGGAAACTGTCCAGAACGCGGGGGAACTTCTGGACGAAACCGTCCCGGGGATCAGGAAAACTGCTGATTTGGTCCAGGAGATCACCGCTTCGGCCAGGGAGATGAGCGCTGGGGCACGACAGGTAAGCGAAGCCATGGTCCAGCTCGATACGATGGTGCAGCAAAACGCTGCGGCCGCCGAAGAGGTGGCTAGTACCAGCGAAGACCAGTCCGGCCAGACCGAGAACCTCTCACTTTCGACCCGGGAGCTCCGCAGT is part of the Alkalispirochaeta americana genome and harbors:
- a CDS encoding putative bifunctional diguanylate cyclase/phosphodiesterase, yielding MMISIPQVFCLLLLLAGYLFLLWRRALCSRQKLYRDTLTGLPSRTAFDRDYLHRRNKAAPEAVIFLSVNNLRRVNELFGYRQGDAMLQKASRHIEGLLPPLAELYRFSGETFVITCPREYHPSLLAQTILEGLGELSPEGTAPFTLLCTAGIARKGQEGLHTVDDLVRGAAAANAESQQIKEPFLFYTKTLKTTALRKVHIARLLCEAVEEESFTLHYQPIHDGDGEIAALEALLRWSPPPLGPVSPAEFIPLAESSGLITPLGDTVIHRVLEEISSLPPAVRPPVHINISPVQMQSSHLLETLDQATQKRGITRSGIVLEITESHLIKELPACNRLLKELRRRGYKIALDDFGTGFSSLQYLQHLPVDTLKIDRSFLQYRQAPERTSRILSALNDLGNHLHLSVIAEGLETEEQFHLLRSIGFRQFQGYFFSRPKPLVDLLPLFSGSPLSRETTPAEH
- a CDS encoding methyl-accepting chemotaxis protein yields the protein MNILRQSTQQSRRGFRTLQTSMIIVFGASTALILLMTAVILLHHVRATLTDETEESLLELAQTAGVLMNDRFQDMITSLDSVSRQDILTDGTPWAEISENLQDQAEALGYDTFGLVDLEGINRRTLDQAVTDVSDRDYYRLARRGQPNVSEVLISRATGEPIMIVAVPVMRQGEIQSVLIGVRDTRVFETLVNTVGIGERGYSYVINDEGTIVGHRDHKLVQERWNAMDEARSNPDYREMARVLGHAAQRESGTGRYFYQGEERLMGYAPIGETGFSVLVGSYWHDIIAPLRLLQFIFAGVAIAGLLLGTATIAVVSRTITKPITDLVPVVEKIARLDLSVRDLAAHEISRMESVRLRRDEIGEMARSIAKMEESLRDSVTRVQAVGIAVTGKTEELADIERLVSQGAGQMTTVAEELSQGSSEQAASVEEVSSAMEEMAANIRQSADNAEATEKIALESSQKAQQSGQAAAEAVEAMRQIADKIGIIEDIARETNMLSLNAAIEAARAGEQGKGFAVVAAQVRKLAENSASAAREIGTLSARSMETVQNAGELLDETVPGIRKTADLVQEITASAREMSAGARQVSEAMVQLDTMVQQNAAAAEEVASTSEDQSGQTENLSLSTRELRSQAQSLAEVVSRFTLSAELHSQSKDDHEA